CAAACCAAGACCAAAATATCACATGCCAAATCGTATATTTGATTTGTCCAGGAAAGGGATCACTACCTTCACCCCAAATATTCCAAAAATCTGAAAAAGAATGAACCTCTAACTGCACCAAGGCTACAATCCCTGCGGCAACAAAACCACATACTATGACAGGTGACATCCAGTTGGCTGCCTTGGTTACCGTATCGTACCCTCTAGCTGCTATCACTGAAATAACCAACCCGACAAGGATTACTATGATTACAAAAGTGATACTATTGGGCAAAGTGTCGGTGAGCTTAGGCATCTCCATATCAAACGGAATCCCAACAGCCGTTGCTGAAACTGTGATCATTGAACCAGCAAGAAAGCAAAAAAGTACTCCATTGGCCAAATTATAAACAGTCACCAGTTTTGGACCACAAATTTTCTCTAGCTGATAATAAAGTGTCAACCTATGCTTGACAGCCACCTCTGCGGTAAGAAAGCGCCATGACAATACTGCGAGCAGATTACCTACGAACAACCCAACAATCAAGTCAAAGGCACTTACTCCAGTTGTTAAAAAGAGGGGGCCAATTACAAACTCAGTCCCTGCAGCATGTTCTCCTGCATACATCCCCAAGAAGCTTTTCCAACTTTTAAGTTTAGATTGAGGCACAGGCGTTCTTTCGAATTCTCCGCTCTGTATTTCTTTATTTTCTTCCATAATTCATGCTTTAATCTTTTAGTCTTATATTCATTCTCTGATTAAGAAATCAGGAAAATCTTCAGGCCTTGCGCAGCAAACTTGATCCATGACCTGCTTTAATTGTTTCTTTAGAATCGAAATGGTATGATCTCCCCCTCTACTTCCCAATGCCGCAACACCATACATAAATGATCTCCCCAAAAAGGTGAATTCTGCTCCAGCTGCTAAACTAGAAGCAATATCGGGACCTGTTTGAATCCCACTATCCATCATTACCTTGATCTGCCCTCTAAACTTTTCGACTATAGGGCCTAAAGACTTAATAGCAGACTCACCATGATCTAACTGCCTGCCGCCATGATTCGATACGATGATTCCATCAATTCCTAACTTCACACATTTTTCTGCATCCTCTTCGCTAGTCACTCCTTTCAAAACCAGTTTTCCTTTCCATTTATCCCTGATCGCTTTTATTCTTTCTTCATCTAATCTGCCATCAAAAGTCCTATTCATAAACTGACCTAGATGTTTTAGACTCATTCCTTTAGGGATATATGGTTTTAGGGTTTTGAATTCTGGTGTTCCTGCTAATAAAGTATGAATAGCCCAATTAGGACACCCCATGATTTGCAAAATGTTTCTCAATGACATTTTAGGAGGAATAGCCAATCCATTCTTAATTTCTTTGCTTCTATATCCAAAGGATGGCACGTCTGATAATAAGACCAAAACTGGATACCCAGCAGCTTCAGCTCGATCCAGAATATCATCTCTTAGATCGGCCTCTGCGGGATGATAAAGTTGAAACCAAGCGTTTCCTTCTGTGATCTCACTTACCTTTTCTAAACTGGCTGTAGCCACTGTGCTCAGTATGAAAGGAATATTGTAATCAAATGCAGACTTGGCCAAAATCTCTGTAGCCCTTGGCCACATCAAGCCTTGAAGGCCTATGGGAGAAATTCCAAATGGAGCAGAAAACTTTTTTCCAAATAGATCCACCTCCATATTGGGGTTGATTAGCTCTCTCAGATAATAAGGTCTTAATTCCAACTCTCGGATTTCTTCTGTATTTTTTCTCTTATTTACTTCGGTATTACATCCACCGTCCAAGTAATCGAAAGCAAATCCAGGAATTCGTTTTTTCGCTTTGGCTCTGAGATAAGAGATATCCGGATATTCTGAATTTATATATTCTTCCATAATTATTTCAAAAATTTCTCTACCAGGTCATCTATTTCTTCCTGCCCAATAGCTACTAAATCCCCTAACAAAGTGCTTTCGATCAATGACTGTGCACTGAACTCAGCAACCTCCAATCGATCAAAAGTTTCCAACATATTTCCACCTGTCACTACGATGCTGTCATTCTTGATGATAGCAATAGGTGTATCCTTTGATATTAGTTTAGGAATGGTTTCGTTTCCATTCAGATGATCACCGAATTCGATGAATGGAATATCTTTCAACAAAATATAACTTTCTGGAATGGTACGAGTCTGAAAGACGCTATGAGAAATGCCAAATGCCATCGTTGCAGGTGGCTGGGTATTAATAATACATTTGATATCTGGATTTTGCTCATAAATAGCCTGATGCAGCTTAACTGCCTTACTTGGGTACTTACCCTTTTCTCTCGTACCTCCCTTTATTTGAACAATATCTGAATGTCCAATAAACCTCCGATTCAAACTAGTAGGTGTGATGAGAAAATCATTATCTCTCCACCGCATGGAAACAGAACCATGGCTACTAATCATGAGATTCTGCTCGCATGCCCTTTTCACATAGGTGCATATTTCATGTCTAATCTCCTTTTCATCTGTATGATAGACAGTCTCATCCGCCTCAGGTAGGTTCACATCCTGATTCTCAAAACTGATAATTTGCTCATCAGTTAAGGTTTTATAGCCCCCTAGTTTTTGAGAATTGATAATGGATCTAGCACTAAACTCAAGACATTCAAATCTTTGAAATGCTTCGAACAGATTGCTCCCACCTACGACAGTACCGTGGTTCTCCATGATCACTGCATTGCTTCCTGTACTGAAAGTATTCGCTATGCTTTCGCCCAGTTCGTCACTCCCTGGAAGCTGGTAGGG
This is a stretch of genomic DNA from Reichenbachiella ulvae. It encodes these proteins:
- a CDS encoding purine-cytosine permease family protein, producing the protein MEENKEIQSGEFERTPVPQSKLKSWKSFLGMYAGEHAAGTEFVIGPLFLTTGVSAFDLIVGLFVGNLLAVLSWRFLTAEVAVKHRLTLYYQLEKICGPKLVTVYNLANGVLFCFLAGSMITVSATAVGIPFDMEMPKLTDTLPNSITFVIIVILVGLVISVIAARGYDTVTKAANWMSPVIVCGFVAAGIVALVQLEVHSFSDFWNIWGEGSDPFPGQIKYTIWHVIFWSWFANGAMHIGMSDLSVFRFAKSANAGWTTSAGMYVGHYMAWIAAALLYAVYLKSPEVQQLLQSGTAPSVAPGPLAYNAIGFFGIIVVVLAGWTTANPTIYRAGLAFQSLLPKTSTFWVTIIAGSVATIAGLFPAFAMKLLDFVSLYGFILAPMGAIIVFDHFFINGSNLKACKTSFNVKVFLIWTLSAVVFYGLSLSTGIFLSYLTLPAWLVCGVLYLTVNKKRS
- a CDS encoding alpha-hydroxy acid oxidase, producing the protein MEEYINSEYPDISYLRAKAKKRIPGFAFDYLDGGCNTEVNKRKNTEEIRELELRPYYLRELINPNMEVDLFGKKFSAPFGISPIGLQGLMWPRATEILAKSAFDYNIPFILSTVATASLEKVSEITEGNAWFQLYHPAEADLRDDILDRAEAAGYPVLVLLSDVPSFGYRSKEIKNGLAIPPKMSLRNILQIMGCPNWAIHTLLAGTPEFKTLKPYIPKGMSLKHLGQFMNRTFDGRLDEERIKAIRDKWKGKLVLKGVTSEEDAEKCVKLGIDGIIVSNHGGRQLDHGESAIKSLGPIVEKFRGQIKVMMDSGIQTGPDIASSLAAGAEFTFLGRSFMYGVAALGSRGGDHTISILKKQLKQVMDQVCCARPEDFPDFLIRE
- a CDS encoding class II aldolase/adducin family protein — encoded protein: MRLELLHPRNRIALIMELIYKNGMTTTSGGNISILDEEGNIWITPAGYDKGILTAKDIVCVRENGRVEGMHRPSSEFPFHAAIYRKRPDVKAVIHAHPPALVSFSIVRKVPDTNIIPQTKKFCGHVGYAPYQLPGSDELGESIANTFSTGSNAVIMENHGTVVGGSNLFEAFQRFECLEFSARSIINSQKLGGYKTLTDEQIISFENQDVNLPEADETVYHTDEKEIRHEICTYVKRACEQNLMISSHGSVSMRWRDNDFLITPTSLNRRFIGHSDIVQIKGGTREKGKYPSKAVKLHQAIYEQNPDIKCIINTQPPATMAFGISHSVFQTRTIPESYILLKDIPFIEFGDHLNGNETIPKLISKDTPIAIIKNDSIVVTGGNMLETFDRLEVAEFSAQSLIESTLLGDLVAIGQEEIDDLVEKFLK